In one Ktedonobacteraceae bacterium genomic region, the following are encoded:
- a CDS encoding MBL fold metallo-hydrolase, giving the protein MPDGDGVFLVPEMSPDARVRVFRRSLSALEEFEGFEVDAYAIITDRYVVVLDTMLFPDDVAVMMQSLQEELRGRQVLCVNSHADWDHVYGNSYFTGMHAAPIIAHEHCRARLQSAEARNELADFQKRYPIFASVALVPPAITFIQGLTIHGGNLTIQLLPAPGHRLDHVAAWVPELSLLLAFDAVEMPIPSIENAAGAPYMFATLESLIALQPHVVLCSHGKTTNPQLMQDNLSYLREIEQRCHAVIQTQRPEAADLAHPSKLINYPFDEVIAGVTAPVDRTFYEQVHEDNIRAITEWLMG; this is encoded by the coding sequence ATGCCTGATGGCGATGGGGTTTTCCTTGTCCCTGAGATGAGTCCTGATGCAAGGGTGCGCGTTTTTCGTCGCAGTTTATCCGCGCTCGAAGAGTTCGAGGGGTTCGAGGTCGATGCTTACGCTATCATCACCGACCGCTATGTGGTTGTTCTTGATACGATGCTCTTCCCCGACGATGTTGCGGTGATGATGCAATCGCTCCAGGAAGAACTGAGAGGACGCCAGGTATTGTGCGTCAATAGTCATGCCGACTGGGATCATGTCTATGGCAACAGCTATTTCACGGGCATGCACGCAGCGCCAATTATTGCTCATGAACACTGCCGCGCGCGTCTGCAATCGGCAGAGGCCAGAAACGAACTGGCCGACTTCCAGAAGCGCTATCCCATCTTCGCCAGTGTTGCTCTTGTACCACCGGCCATCACGTTCATCCAGGGTCTCACAATTCACGGTGGTAATCTGACCATCCAGCTTCTTCCCGCGCCGGGACATCGCCTCGATCATGTTGCTGCGTGGGTACCCGAATTGTCTTTGCTGCTGGCATTCGATGCCGTGGAAATGCCTATTCCTTCGATAGAGAATGCCGCTGGTGCGCCCTATATGTTCGCCACATTGGAGAGCCTGATCGCCTTGCAACCACACGTTGTCCTTTGTTCGCACGGCAAGACGACCAACCCACAGCTTATGCAAGACAACCTGAGCTATCTGCGCGAGATCGAACAACGCTGCCACGCCGTGATCCAGACCCAGCGCCCAGAGGCGGCGGATCTTGCGCACCCATCCAAATTGATCAACTATCCATTTGATGAAGTAATTGCAGGAGTAACTGCGCCAGTAGATCGCACATTTTACGAGCAGGTTCACGAGGACAACATCCGCGCCATTACGGAGTGGTTGATGGGCTAG
- a CDS encoding response regulator: MARVGLLEDNDRVAKLCATMLNFAGHQVTIYGHPRECLQALFAGRMQHSEKQAAQESTKVSVLPVEVLILDLHLPDITGLEVLHHLQSHPQTRSLPLIFCTAATDSEVASALKIAPRAGLVPKPFKLQTLVSAISNVLQTA; this comes from the coding sequence ATGGCCAGGGTCGGTCTGCTGGAAGATAATGACCGGGTAGCGAAGCTCTGTGCGACAATGCTGAACTTTGCCGGTCACCAGGTTACGATTTACGGGCATCCCAGGGAATGCTTACAGGCGTTATTTGCTGGGAGGATGCAGCATAGCGAGAAACAGGCGGCGCAAGAATCGACAAAAGTATCGGTATTGCCGGTTGAAGTGCTGATTCTTGATCTTCACCTGCCCGATATTACCGGTTTAGAGGTCCTTCATCATCTACAATCTCACCCTCAAACTCGTTCTCTTCCGCTCATTTTTTGCACCGCTGCGACCGATAGTGAGGTGGCGAGTGCGCTGAAAATTGCCCCACGCGCCGGCCTGGTTCCCAAGCCTTTTAAATTGCAGACGCTGGTTTCGGCGATTTCTAACGTCTTGCAGACGGCTTAG
- a CDS encoding trypsin-like peptidase domain-containing protein — MMSTNEKDAEALDAYSNAVTSAAERVGPAVVRIDIEREGGRYGQYYAPRPEYGGGLGSGFIFASDGQILTNAHVVANARRIRVTLADGRTFDAGLVGSDPEVDVAVLRIGADHLPVAELGRTPLRVGQLVIAVGNPYGLNWTVTAGVISALGRTLEGAGARGRMTNLIQTDTSINPGNSGGPLVDSQGRVIGITTAMMPMAQGLGFSIPLDTVKAAIARINQRREARPGSVSMGVGGMRVQLDARLRQSLNLTQQYGMEVLEVRGDGPADLAELKRMDIIIAADGEPVTEPKDLQRIVRHHRAGEKVIVSFLRGGKQRKVTVVL, encoded by the coding sequence ATGATGAGTACAAATGAGAAGGATGCAGAGGCTTTAGATGCCTATTCTAACGCGGTAACCTCTGCTGCCGAAAGAGTTGGGCCTGCAGTTGTACGTATTGATATAGAACGCGAGGGCGGACGCTATGGACAGTATTATGCTCCTCGCCCGGAATATGGTGGTGGATTAGGTTCCGGCTTCATTTTCGCCTCGGATGGTCAGATTTTGACCAATGCCCATGTTGTTGCCAATGCGCGGCGTATTCGTGTGACCCTGGCCGATGGACGTACTTTTGATGCTGGACTGGTTGGCAGCGACCCCGAAGTTGATGTAGCAGTGCTGCGTATTGGCGCAGATCACCTGCCGGTCGCTGAACTGGGCCGCACACCTTTAAGAGTAGGTCAACTGGTGATTGCCGTCGGGAATCCCTATGGATTGAACTGGACTGTTACAGCAGGCGTAATAAGCGCGCTGGGTCGCACGCTTGAAGGTGCGGGCGCGCGCGGCAGAATGACCAACCTGATTCAGACAGATACCTCCATCAATCCGGGAAATTCTGGTGGGCCTCTTGTCGATAGCCAGGGGCGTGTGATCGGCATCACGACGGCCATGATGCCGATGGCGCAAGGCCTGGGTTTCTCAATCCCGCTGGATACTGTAAAAGCCGCGATTGCCCGTATTAATCAGCGGCGCGAAGCCAGACCCGGCAGCGTATCTATGGGCGTTGGCGGAATGCGCGTGCAGCTGGATGCCAGGCTGCGGCAAAGCCTCAATCTGACGCAGCAATATGGCATGGAGGTTCTCGAAGTGCGCGGTGATGGCCCCGCCGATCTCGCAGAACTGAAGCGCATGGACATCATTATTGCTGCCGATGGTGAACCTGTCACCGAACCGAAGGATTTACAGCGCATCGTGCGCCACCATCGAGCCGGCGAAAAAGTGATCGTTAGTTTCTTAAGAGGGGGTAAACAGCGTAAAGTTACGGTTGTGTTATAA
- a CDS encoding TIGR03618 family F420-dependent PPOX class oxidoreductase produces MSRRDQIRMTDEEILAFLEEQRTLEVATIDHDGWPHLVAMWYVLIDGQLVFWTYAKSQKALNLRRDPRLTCLVETGVRYEELRGVQIKGRAILNDDRETIQRIAEKIFERYTGGPLNDATRQMIAAQVPKRVLVFVEPVEIISWDHRKLGGVY; encoded by the coding sequence ATGAGTCGTCGAGACCAGATTCGCATGACTGACGAGGAAATACTTGCTTTCCTTGAAGAGCAACGTACCTTAGAGGTGGCGACTATTGATCACGATGGATGGCCGCACCTCGTTGCGATGTGGTATGTGCTGATCGATGGACAGCTCGTTTTCTGGACCTATGCCAAATCGCAAAAAGCGCTCAACTTGCGGCGAGATCCGCGGCTTACCTGCCTGGTTGAGACAGGTGTACGCTATGAAGAACTACGAGGTGTTCAGATCAAAGGGCGAGCAATACTCAACGATGACCGCGAAACTATTCAACGCATAGCTGAGAAGATTTTCGAACGTTACACCGGCGGTCCCCTGAATGATGCTACGCGCCAGATGATTGCAGCCCAGGTTCCAAAACGCGTACTGGTCTTTGTGGAACCGGTGGAGATCATCTCATGGGATCACCGGAAATTAGGCGGGGTGTATTGA
- a CDS encoding aminotransferase class V-fold PLP-dependent enzyme, producing MTISESSKYFPAPGAIEHPELLKYRSEFPILQRKTYLNSCSLGALSDRSMQGLAQFQEMWNEWGAHAWYEIWMGEIAKVREKFASIIGAQVNEVAIAPSVSSAISSIATALDYSKRNQVVLADMDFPTLAYQWLVKERLGVECRFVESPDRIYTPPELFEKEVNSKTALVATSRVFFTSGYIQDVKAVADIAHKNGAYILIDDYQGTGQIPIDVHALDIDFLVTGTLKWLMGGPGLALVYIREGLIPQLQPTITGWFGHREQFKFKTREFEFRDDAARVEMGTPAVPTIYTANGGLDIVREIGVEHICERTRYLTNDLVDRARERGWNVRAPQQPERRSSIVMLQFERPEEIVEALLARDIITDSRPGLLRVSPYFYNTIDENAIVIDAIAEILEKRK from the coding sequence ATGACAATAAGCGAATCTAGTAAGTATTTCCCCGCCCCAGGTGCCATTGAACATCCAGAACTGCTGAAGTATCGCTCAGAATTTCCCATTTTGCAGCGCAAAACATATTTGAATAGTTGTTCGTTGGGCGCTCTTTCGGATCGCTCCATGCAAGGACTGGCACAGTTTCAGGAAATGTGGAACGAATGGGGCGCACACGCGTGGTACGAAATCTGGATGGGAGAAATTGCCAAAGTTCGGGAAAAATTTGCCTCGATTATTGGCGCGCAGGTGAATGAAGTCGCGATTGCTCCCAGCGTCTCCTCTGCCATCAGTTCAATTGCTACCGCCCTGGATTATAGTAAGCGCAACCAGGTGGTGCTGGCCGATATGGACTTTCCCACGCTGGCCTATCAATGGCTCGTAAAAGAACGCCTGGGGGTAGAATGTCGCTTTGTTGAAAGTCCTGACCGTATTTATACGCCGCCCGAGTTGTTTGAAAAGGAGGTAAACAGCAAGACGGCGCTGGTCGCTACCTCGCGCGTCTTCTTTACCAGCGGCTATATTCAGGATGTGAAAGCGGTTGCCGATATTGCCCATAAAAATGGCGCGTATATCCTGATTGATGATTACCAGGGAACCGGTCAGATTCCTATTGATGTTCATGCCCTGGATATTGACTTCCTGGTAACGGGCACGCTCAAATGGCTGATGGGCGGCCCAGGGTTAGCGCTCGTCTATATTCGCGAGGGGTTGATACCCCAGTTGCAGCCAACCATCACAGGCTGGTTTGGACATAGAGAGCAGTTCAAGTTCAAAACGCGCGAATTCGAGTTTCGTGACGATGCGGCGCGAGTTGAGATGGGTACTCCTGCCGTCCCGACCATTTACACGGCCAATGGAGGTCTCGATATCGTGAGGGAAATCGGCGTCGAGCATATCTGTGAGAGGACGCGTTACCTCACAAATGACCTGGTTGATCGCGCGCGCGAACGTGGTTGGAATGTGCGCGCGCCCCAGCAGCCGGAACGCCGCAGTTCGATTGTGATGCTCCAGTTCGAGCGCCCTGAAGAGATTGTCGAAGCGCTGCTGGCTCGCGACATTATTACCGATTCCCGTCCAGGGTTGTTGCGAGTCTCGCCATACTTTTATAATACGATTGATGAGAATGCAATTGTAATCGACGCAATTGCAGAGATATTAGAAAAAAGGAAATAG
- a CDS encoding zinc ribbon domain-containing protein: protein MLCPNCNANNSADDQFCHECGTELTRPSTSLVTTRSNLPAILSNPQLPRVAAGVGAVAFGFGLELVRRSLLARMTRGSRKATKLLPALTPANLREILTQQDNRPVKLPRGYEIHETVVYMSRVIRRED from the coding sequence GTGCTTTGCCCAAATTGTAATGCAAATAATTCGGCTGACGATCAGTTTTGCCACGAATGTGGAACTGAACTTACCAGGCCATCAACGAGCCTGGTTACCACCCGTTCTAACCTGCCCGCTATTCTGAGCAATCCACAGTTGCCGCGTGTAGCTGCCGGTGTTGGCGCTGTGGCTTTTGGGTTTGGCCTGGAATTAGTGCGCCGCAGTTTGCTGGCGCGTATGACGCGAGGATCGCGTAAGGCTACGAAATTGTTGCCAGCGCTCACCCCTGCTAACCTGCGCGAAATTTTGACGCAGCAGGATAACAGGCCGGTGAAGCTGCCCAGGGGCTATGAGATACATGAGACAGTCGTGTATATGAGCCGGGTAATTCGCCGCGAGGACTGA
- a CDS encoding serine/threonine-protein kinase, with protein MFSLRDLQGRLIGRYRLIRLLGRGGMGEVWLAEDSQLRRQVALKLLPVDVANGRVFLEDFEREARAAAALEHPNILQVHDFGEQQIDANTIIAYLVMPNIVGGSLRDRILSVNGPLPPGEALSYLRQAASAIDYAHSKQVLHRDIKPANMLLQQNWLFLADFGIAKLLSSPTFAGRTHSGAGTPEYMAPEQAQGHAVPASDIYSLAMTAYLLLTGHLPFQGDTLTVLRKQVEEEPPRPRQFNPAIPLVVEQALLWGLAKRPIDRPASCVQLVDALEGKWQGPHAITDAEGTILAPWSKHYTGRVPLTYSGPTNMTNTVAVAQEGAAPFIVQTQKAPASPVVSGTATSKAGKKISRRSLLIGSTGAAVVAIGAGSALFYYLHSHSGIMTTHTITSGKRTVPGPTPTPIPGPQKLIPGIPLLSLVAHKDAVAQVAWDKTGRYLASGGRDSSIFLWDIGTLLPTVTSQRTLLMPTRSWKLPGQVLPNALSWSNDGRMIAAVVLDQNVYVINTNSDAEPQIYTDSSQSNNIFTPKYDLVAWSPVSNIFATHDFNSPGIKCSLWQAGHLNGPQSTLNYFDPTVSNNAGFLDALSWSVDGSKLAGHTDYSKEVIWNVASGNVLQTFTMVNRPQFGSNVIINNECQAWSPTAPGVLATSDLDLIYIWDVTSNKQLLTLQINEPLLKNDIHPPYVWSMSWSPNGRYLAVSLPRSPRIYIWDIQMALQKYTAKTYINQTLLFPQHNISNGSAINLAWSPDGRYIAVGYDDTTVIVWKVDGA; from the coding sequence ATGTTTTCTCTAAGAGATTTGCAGGGCCGGTTGATTGGCCGCTACCGGCTCATACGCCTGTTGGGACGAGGTGGTATGGGTGAGGTCTGGCTGGCCGAAGACAGCCAGTTGCGCCGCCAGGTCGCCCTGAAGTTGCTGCCTGTCGATGTGGCAAACGGGCGCGTCTTCCTGGAAGATTTCGAACGCGAAGCGCGTGCTGCTGCCGCGTTGGAACATCCCAACATCCTACAAGTACACGATTTTGGCGAGCAACAGATCGATGCGAATACCATCATTGCCTATCTCGTCATGCCCAACATCGTAGGCGGCTCGCTACGTGATCGTATTCTCTCCGTTAACGGGCCGCTTCCACCCGGTGAGGCGTTGTCATACTTGCGCCAGGCGGCCAGTGCCATCGACTACGCGCACAGTAAGCAGGTCTTGCACCGCGACATCAAACCCGCCAATATGCTGCTGCAACAGAACTGGCTGTTCCTGGCCGATTTTGGCATCGCCAAGCTGCTCTCCAGTCCTACCTTCGCCGGTCGCACGCATAGCGGGGCAGGCACGCCCGAATATATGGCTCCCGAACAGGCGCAGGGACATGCCGTGCCAGCCAGCGATATTTACAGCCTGGCAATGACCGCTTACCTGCTTTTGACGGGCCATTTGCCTTTCCAGGGGGATACACTCACCGTACTGCGCAAGCAGGTCGAGGAGGAGCCACCCCGCCCACGTCAGTTCAATCCTGCTATACCGCTTGTGGTCGAGCAGGCGCTGCTGTGGGGGCTGGCGAAGCGACCAATCGATCGCCCTGCTTCCTGCGTCCAGCTGGTCGATGCACTGGAAGGTAAATGGCAAGGCCCGCATGCCATCACCGATGCCGAAGGAACCATTCTCGCGCCGTGGAGCAAACATTATACCGGTCGGGTCCCACTTACCTATTCCGGCCCAACCAATATGACGAATACAGTAGCTGTTGCTCAGGAAGGTGCTGCCCCGTTTATTGTGCAGACGCAGAAGGCCCCGGCTTCGCCTGTAGTATCTGGTACAGCAACAAGTAAAGCGGGTAAGAAGATATCGCGTCGCTCGCTGCTCATAGGTTCTACAGGCGCGGCGGTTGTAGCAATTGGAGCGGGCAGCGCGCTCTTCTACTACCTGCATTCGCATTCAGGCATCATGACAACGCATACTATTACTTCCGGTAAGCGTACAGTACCCGGGCCTACTCCGACTCCCATTCCTGGGCCGCAGAAGCTCATTCCAGGTATTCCCTTGCTCTCGCTGGTGGCGCACAAGGATGCCGTGGCGCAGGTAGCCTGGGATAAGACGGGACGTTACCTGGCGAGCGGAGGTAGAGACTCATCTATCTTCCTTTGGGATATCGGCACACTGCTTCCTACCGTTACCAGCCAGCGGACGCTTCTCATGCCCACACGCAGCTGGAAGCTGCCAGGCCAGGTGCTTCCCAACGCTCTTTCCTGGTCGAACGATGGGCGTATGATCGCTGCTGTAGTGCTTGATCAAAATGTCTATGTTATCAATACCAACAGCGACGCCGAGCCGCAGATTTATACGGATAGCAGCCAGTCCAACAATATTTTCACCCCCAAATATGATCTGGTCGCATGGTCACCGGTCAGTAATATATTTGCCACGCATGATTTCAACTCACCGGGCATCAAATGCTCGCTCTGGCAAGCTGGTCATCTCAACGGTCCGCAGAGTACGCTGAACTATTTCGACCCAACCGTCAGTAACAATGCTGGCTTCCTCGACGCCTTAAGCTGGTCGGTTGATGGCTCAAAGCTGGCGGGCCATACTGATTACAGCAAGGAGGTTATCTGGAATGTGGCGAGCGGGAACGTCTTGCAGACCTTCACGATGGTCAACCGGCCACAATTTGGTAGCAATGTCATCATCAATAATGAGTGCCAGGCCTGGTCGCCCACTGCTCCCGGTGTACTCGCGACCTCCGATCTTGACCTGATCTATATCTGGGACGTGACGAGTAATAAACAGTTGCTCACGCTGCAAATCAATGAGCCGCTGCTAAAGAACGATATTCATCCACCCTACGTCTGGTCAATGTCGTGGTCGCCGAACGGTCGTTATCTGGCAGTATCCTTGCCGCGTTCGCCGCGTATCTATATCTGGGATATCCAGATGGCGCTGCAAAAGTACACAGCTAAAACCTACATCAACCAGACGCTACTATTCCCACAGCACAACATCAGCAACGGTTCCGCCATCAATCTTGCCTGGTCGCCGGACGGGCGCTACATCGCCGTTGGCTATGATGATACAACGGTGATCGTCTGGAAGGTGGATGGAGCGTAG
- a CDS encoding serine/threonine-protein kinase: MSKDFGSPQNSSGLTGSSLSSETQQIILGRYRLLQRIGRGGMGEVWLAEDPRLHRQVAIKTLPVHSQSDQEFLQRFEREARAAAALNHPHILPVHDFGEQPLADGQSITYLVMPFVQGGSLADRIRWLMNNRASMSQQEAVQFLAQAADAIDYAHAQGVIHRDIKPANMLLRADNWLLLADFGIARILTDQNRLTQTGIGVGTPEYMAPEQAQGQASEASDNYSLAVIAYELFTGRVPFRAETPYATTIQHIMMPPPPPRQINPYLSLAVEQVLLQGLEKDPTRRPPSARAFVGMLQQAISSSPHEATYFIQAQPPTSGTPFSSTVPAFNSALASSPNVFTGTNSATVPSSSAQGSSEQARISRRKVLIGGAAALLAVAGVGVGTWEFVSHHNSTGRSPVVTGATHPNARSSPTRSAGSNAKNPDFVLLGHNKTVCGLAWSPSQQATMALASVGLDGQVIRWTIPTLSGSMVSVQPLATQSPGALDILLTLCWSPDGSAIAVGNVLPGNGSVDFTNTYISVYKSDLSANAFGLGTPLKVSGSNIIAGMAWAGRYLVTGVNITSSNPNNTQLTSQYELFDPTMSASALGISTLTGYINNPILDPCVPMVASPFDSSLLAFASNGADPNNVTEAVTIARIQAGRTPGLKFVTNTSALTGVSGVTWSNDGAFVAAYSDDHTLNASSIAIWNAKDNYSQVAPPQLPNNVNTNLRGLAWSPSTNHLLAAGDDRGSIYIWKFYPGSSGNAFPLATIPGTLKDAKQGSAEVTALAWSNDGQWLAAGYNDLNASIYVWNSSRWLG, encoded by the coding sequence ATGTCAAAGGATTTCGGCTCTCCACAGAACTCATCTGGCTTAACAGGTTCAAGCCTCTCGTCTGAAACGCAGCAGATCATACTTGGCCGCTACCGTCTCTTGCAGCGCATCGGGCGGGGTGGTATGGGCGAGGTCTGGCTGGCGGAAGATCCACGACTGCACCGCCAGGTTGCCATCAAGACTCTGCCGGTACACAGTCAGAGCGACCAGGAATTTTTACAGCGATTCGAACGCGAAGCGCGTGCGGCTGCTGCACTTAATCATCCCCATATCCTGCCGGTACATGATTTCGGTGAGCAACCGCTAGCGGATGGGCAATCCATTACCTACCTGGTGATGCCGTTTGTGCAGGGCGGTTCGCTTGCTGACCGTATACGATGGCTCATGAATAATCGTGCCAGCATGTCGCAGCAAGAGGCCGTTCAGTTTCTAGCGCAGGCAGCTGACGCCATCGACTATGCCCACGCGCAGGGCGTCATCCATCGTGACATCAAACCTGCCAACATGCTGTTGCGAGCGGATAACTGGCTACTGCTGGCAGACTTCGGTATTGCGCGCATACTGACCGATCAGAATCGCCTGACACAGACGGGCATAGGCGTCGGCACTCCCGAATACATGGCTCCCGAGCAGGCGCAGGGACAGGCAAGTGAGGCCAGCGACAACTATAGCCTGGCTGTAATTGCCTATGAGCTCTTCACCGGACGTGTCCCGTTCCGTGCCGAAACGCCCTATGCCACAACGATTCAACATATCATGATGCCTCCACCACCACCTCGTCAGATCAATCCATATCTCTCGCTCGCCGTCGAGCAAGTGCTGCTGCAAGGGCTGGAAAAGGACCCCACGCGACGACCTCCTTCGGCGCGTGCTTTCGTAGGTATGCTGCAACAGGCTATCTCCAGTTCACCACATGAGGCAACTTATTTCATACAGGCACAGCCTCCCACAAGTGGTACACCATTTAGCAGCACAGTGCCTGCTTTCAATTCAGCCCTGGCCAGTTCGCCAAATGTGTTCACTGGCACGAATAGTGCCACGGTGCCGTCGAGCAGCGCACAGGGGAGCAGCGAGCAGGCACGCATCTCGCGGCGTAAGGTATTGATTGGTGGCGCAGCGGCACTGCTGGCAGTGGCCGGCGTAGGCGTGGGTACGTGGGAGTTTGTCTCACATCACAATTCGACAGGAAGATCGCCTGTTGTGACCGGAGCCACACACCCGAATGCGCGTTCCTCGCCAACGAGGAGCGCGGGAAGCAATGCGAAGAATCCAGATTTCGTCCTGCTCGGCCATAATAAGACCGTCTGTGGGCTGGCCTGGTCGCCGTCGCAACAGGCGACAATGGCCCTGGCCTCGGTTGGTCTTGACGGGCAGGTCATTCGCTGGACTATTCCCACGCTCTCAGGCTCTATGGTCAGTGTGCAGCCCCTTGCTACGCAGTCACCGGGCGCGCTTGATATCCTGCTGACGCTTTGCTGGTCGCCTGATGGCTCGGCTATCGCGGTAGGTAATGTACTCCCTGGCAATGGCAGCGTCGATTTCACGAATACCTATATCTCGGTCTATAAAAGCGACCTGAGCGCGAACGCTTTCGGCCTCGGCACTCCGCTCAAGGTCAGCGGTAGCAACATTATCGCCGGTATGGCCTGGGCGGGTCGCTACCTGGTAACGGGTGTGAATATTACCAGCTCGAATCCCAACAATACCCAGCTCACCTCACAATACGAACTCTTTGACCCTACAATGAGTGCTAGCGCGCTGGGAATATCCACTCTGACAGGTTATATCAACAATCCAATCCTTGATCCCTGTGTTCCGATGGTTGCTTCGCCTTTTGATAGCTCACTGCTGGCTTTCGCCTCAAACGGCGCCGATCCCAACAACGTTACTGAAGCTGTCACGATAGCAAGAATACAAGCCGGTAGGACACCAGGTTTGAAATTTGTGACGAATACATCGGCTCTGACCGGAGTATCCGGTGTCACGTGGTCAAACGATGGAGCTTTTGTCGCGGCATACAGCGATGACCACACGCTCAATGCAAGCTCTATCGCCATCTGGAACGCGAAGGACAACTATAGCCAGGTGGCGCCGCCTCAACTGCCGAATAATGTTAACACTAACCTGCGCGGATTAGCCTGGTCGCCCTCGACCAACCACCTGCTCGCGGCAGGTGATGACCGGGGCAGCATCTACATCTGGAAATTTTATCCGGGCAGCTCCGGCAATGCTTTTCCGCTGGCAACCATTCCTGGTACGCTCAAGGATGCGAAGCAGGGCAGCGCTGAGGTAACTGCCCTGGCATGGTCCAATGATGGGCAATGGCTGGCCGCGGGATACAATGACCTCAATGCGAGCATTTACGTCTGGAATAGCTCGCGCTGGCTAGGATGA
- a CDS encoding cysteine desulfurase family protein translates to MKMHPGLQDGPIYLDYNATTPVDPAVVEAMLPYLAIHFGNPSSTHAYGHATREAVDAARKQVASLLNCSPAEIAFTGGGSESDNLAIRGAALARRHFGNHIITQATEHPAVINTCHALERLHGFRVTYLPVDKYGQVDPAQVEATIDDRTVLVTIMHANNETGTLQPIKQIAEIAHRHRALMHSDASQSVGKIPTLVDELGVDLLTVAGHKVYAPKGIGALYIRQGLHLEPAIYGGGQESGRRAGTENVAYIVALGTACMIAQEQLAESRDRMRRLRDRLQQRLEQYVPTRVFLNGHVTERLPNTLNVSIEGVVGEEVLAATPEIASSTGSACHEGSTDPSPVLVAMGMSRARALGALRLTLGRWTTEDDVERAASLLARTIDSLSSKGYNRE, encoded by the coding sequence ATGAAGATGCATCCAGGCCTGCAAGACGGGCCTATCTATCTCGACTACAATGCCACCACGCCCGTTGATCCGGCGGTTGTTGAGGCCATGCTGCCCTACCTGGCCATCCATTTTGGCAATCCATCAAGCACACATGCATATGGGCACGCGACACGTGAGGCCGTGGATGCCGCGAGAAAGCAGGTTGCCAGCCTGTTGAACTGCTCGCCCGCGGAGATCGCCTTCACGGGCGGAGGTTCTGAAAGCGATAATCTTGCCATTCGTGGCGCAGCGCTGGCGCGGCGGCATTTCGGTAACCATATTATCACGCAAGCGACAGAGCACCCGGCGGTAATCAATACCTGCCATGCCCTGGAGCGGCTGCATGGTTTTCGTGTCACGTATCTGCCAGTGGACAAGTACGGGCAGGTCGATCCGGCGCAGGTTGAAGCCACAATCGATGACAGGACGGTGCTGGTTACCATTATGCATGCTAACAATGAAACCGGCACATTGCAGCCCATCAAACAGATTGCGGAGATCGCCCACCGTCATAGAGCACTCATGCATAGCGATGCCTCTCAGTCGGTTGGCAAGATTCCCACGCTCGTTGATGAGCTGGGTGTTGATTTGCTGACCGTTGCCGGCCACAAAGTTTACGCGCCCAAGGGAATCGGTGCGCTTTACATCCGGCAAGGACTCCATCTGGAACCCGCCATCTATGGCGGAGGGCAGGAGAGTGGACGCAGGGCGGGAACTGAGAACGTCGCCTATATCGTGGCGCTGGGTACAGCATGCATGATTGCGCAAGAACAACTCGCCGAGAGCCGGGACCGTATGCGGAGGCTGCGCGACCGCTTGCAGCAGCGACTGGAACAATATGTTCCAACGCGTGTATTCCTGAATGGTCACGTGACCGAGCGCCTGCCCAATACGCTCAATGTGAGCATAGAGGGTGTAGTGGGTGAAGAGGTTCTGGCCGCTACGCCTGAAATCGCCAGTTCGACGGGTTCGGCCTGTCACGAGGGCAGTACTGATCCATCTCCCGTACTGGTGGCAATGGGAATGTCACGCGCGAGAGCGCTTGGCGCCTTGCGCCTGACGTTGGGGCGCTGGACAACGGAAGATGATGTTGAGAGGGCCGCGAGTTTGCTGGCGAGAACTATAGATTCTCTCTCCAGTAAGGGGTACAATAGAGAGTAA